The Pseudomonas fluorescens genome includes a window with the following:
- a CDS encoding bifunctional protein-serine/threonine kinase/phosphatase — translation MSLQLSFAEASAIGPREENQDALRLVTPAPALAASKGYLFAIADGVSQCADGGLAARSTLQALALDYYSTPQTWGVAQALDRLLLAQNRWLQANGGGQPLLTTVSVLVLRGRRFTLAHVGDCRVYRWHADQLQRVSEDHVWEQQGMQHVLKRALGLDQHLILDFLDGELRIDETFVLLSDGVWAVLGDTAIAGILRDQPDLDVAAQTLVNAAHLAGSQDNASALLVRVDAVGEASIGDALIQLQQWPLPPALKPGQVFEGWQIESLLGQSQQSLLYRVHDGQGQPWLLKTLPAQLRDDSRAGQALLSEEWFLKRVAGRQFPEVHGVPQRQHLYYVMREYPGATLAELFNQGGPLPLAQWLELAQRLVRAVGLLHRRQIYHRDIKPENLHLGDDGELRLLDFGLAYCPGLSEDQANVLPGTPSYIAPEAFAGTAPTAQQDLYSVGVTLYFLLTGHYPYGEIEAFQRPRFGVPVSASRYRPDLAEWLGQSLERAVAADPEQRFETAEEWLLLLEQGERRSLNVRPRPLLEREPLKVWRTLALVSLVVNIVLLFLVFHGS, via the coding sequence ATGAGCCTGCAACTGAGTTTCGCCGAAGCCAGTGCCATCGGCCCGCGGGAAGAAAACCAGGACGCCTTGCGCCTGGTCACCCCGGCGCCGGCCCTGGCCGCCAGCAAGGGATACCTGTTCGCCATCGCCGACGGCGTGAGCCAATGCGCCGATGGCGGGCTGGCCGCCCGTTCGACCTTGCAGGCCCTGGCCCTGGATTACTACTCCACGCCACAGACCTGGGGCGTGGCCCAGGCATTGGACCGGTTGCTGTTGGCGCAGAATCGCTGGCTGCAAGCCAACGGTGGCGGGCAACCGCTGCTCACCACCGTCAGCGTCCTGGTCCTGCGGGGCCGGCGCTTCACCTTGGCCCACGTCGGCGATTGCCGGGTCTACCGCTGGCACGCCGATCAGCTGCAACGGGTCAGCGAAGACCACGTCTGGGAACAACAGGGCATGCAGCATGTGCTCAAGCGTGCCCTGGGCCTGGACCAACACCTGATCCTCGACTTTCTTGACGGCGAACTGCGCATCGACGAAACCTTCGTATTGCTCAGTGATGGCGTCTGGGCGGTGCTGGGCGACACGGCCATTGCCGGCATTCTTCGGGATCAACCGGACCTGGACGTCGCCGCCCAGACCCTGGTCAACGCCGCGCACCTGGCCGGCAGCCAGGACAACGCCAGCGCCTTGCTGGTGCGGGTCGACGCGGTGGGCGAAGCGAGCATCGGCGATGCGCTGATCCAGTTGCAGCAATGGCCCCTGCCGCCTGCGCTGAAACCGGGCCAGGTGTTCGAGGGCTGGCAGATCGAAAGCCTGCTCGGTCAGAGCCAGCAATCGTTGCTCTACCGGGTACACGATGGTCAGGGCCAACCTTGGCTACTGAAAACCCTGCCCGCGCAGCTACGCGACGATAGCCGCGCGGGGCAGGCGTTGCTCTCGGAGGAGTGGTTTCTCAAGCGCGTCGCCGGGCGGCAGTTTCCAGAGGTCCATGGGGTTCCCCAGCGTCAGCATTTGTATTACGTGATGCGTGAATATCCGGGCGCGACCCTGGCCGAGCTGTTCAACCAGGGCGGGCCACTGCCTCTGGCCCAGTGGCTGGAACTGGCGCAGCGGCTGGTGCGGGCAGTAGGCCTGTTACATCGAAGGCAGATCTACCACCGCGACATCAAGCCGGAAAACCTGCACCTGGGGGATGACGGGGAATTGCGTCTGCTCGACTTCGGCCTGGCGTACTGTCCGGGCCTGTCCGAAGACCAGGCCAACGTCCTGCCCGGCACCCCCAGCTACATTGCCCCGGAAGCCTTCGCCGGCACCGCGCCGACGGCGCAACAGGACTTGTACTCGGTCGGCGTGACCTTGTACTTCCTGCTGACCGGGCATTATCCCTACGGCGAAATCGAAGCCTTCCAACGCCCGCGCTTTGGCGTACCGGTCAGTGCCAGTCGCTATCGACCGGACTTGGCCGAATGGCTCGGGCAAAGCCTGGAACGCGCCGTCGCCGCAGACCCGGAGCAACGCTTTGAAACCGCCGAAGAGTGGTTGTTGCTGCTGGAGCAGGGTGAACGCCGCAGCTTGAACGTAAGGCCCCGGCCACTGTTGGAGCGCGAGCCGCTGAAGGTCTGGCGGACCTTGGCACTGGTGTCCCTGGTGGTGAACATCGTGCTGCTGTTTTTGGTGTTTCACGGCTCATGA
- the nirB gene encoding nitrite reductase large subunit NirB, producing the protein MKKLKLVMIGNGMAGVRTLEELLKLSNELYDITVFGAEPHTNYNRILLSPVLAGEQTFEEIVLNDLSWYLDNNIKLLLNRKVVEIDRVKRRVIAEDGSEAEYDRLLIATGSTPFILPIPGNTLDGVIGYRDIADTQAMIDTAKTHKHAVVIGGGLLGLEAANGLKLRGMDVTVVHLGEWLLERQLDKTSGQLLQTALENRGLKFRLSEQTQALHDAGNGRVGSVQFKNGDIIPADLVVMAAGIRPNTELAEKSGIPCNRGILVNDTMQTYDPRIYAIGECASHRGTAYGLVAPLFEQAKVCANHLAQLGFATYKGSVTSTKLKVTGIDLFSAGDFMGGEGTETITLSDPIGGVYKKLVIKDDVLVGACLYGDTADGGWYFRQIRENHGISEIRDHLMFGENALGDVGHQGQDKAMSMADSAEVCGCNGVCKGTIVKAIQEHGLFSVDDVKKHTKAASSCGSCAGLVEQILINTVGGAADVKPKSEKAICGCSDLNHGQIRQAIRDQHLLTIAGTMSYLNWRTPNGCATCRPALNYYLISTWPGEAQDDPQSRLINERAHANIQKDGTYSVVPRMWGGVTNPAELRRIADVADKYNVPMVKVTGGQRIDLLGIKKQDLPGVWKDLDMPSGHAYGKSIRTVKTCVGSEFCRFGTQNSTQLGIELEHDLFNMWSPHKVKLAVSGCPRNCSEAGIKDVGIIGVDSGWEMYIGGNGGIKTEVAEFFVKLKTAEEVREYNGAFLQLYREEAFYLERTVHYMQRVGMEHIKKAVLEDPERRKALHERLKFSLSLEQDPWKQRLEQPQLKKEFEVIPVKNLEVLA; encoded by the coding sequence ATGAAAAAACTCAAACTGGTAATGATCGGCAACGGCATGGCCGGGGTTCGAACCCTCGAGGAACTGCTCAAGCTGAGCAACGAGCTGTACGACATCACGGTGTTCGGCGCCGAGCCCCACACCAACTACAACCGCATCCTGCTCTCGCCGGTGCTGGCCGGTGAGCAGACCTTCGAAGAGATCGTGCTCAACGACCTGAGCTGGTACCTGGACAACAACATCAAGCTGCTGCTCAACCGCAAAGTGGTGGAGATCGATCGGGTCAAGCGCCGGGTCATCGCCGAAGATGGCAGCGAAGCCGAATACGACCGCCTGCTGATCGCCACCGGCTCCACGCCCTTCATCCTGCCGATTCCCGGCAACACCCTGGACGGCGTGATCGGCTACCGCGACATCGCCGACACCCAGGCGATGATCGACACCGCCAAGACCCACAAGCACGCCGTGGTCATCGGCGGCGGCCTGCTCGGCCTGGAAGCCGCCAATGGCTTGAAGCTACGGGGCATGGACGTGACCGTGGTGCACCTGGGCGAATGGCTGCTGGAACGGCAACTGGACAAGACCAGCGGCCAATTGCTGCAGACCGCCCTGGAAAACCGGGGCTTGAAATTCCGCCTCAGCGAGCAGACCCAGGCCTTGCACGACGCCGGCAATGGCCGGGTCGGCTCGGTGCAGTTCAAGAACGGCGACATCATCCCCGCCGACCTGGTGGTGATGGCCGCCGGCATCCGGCCCAACACCGAGTTGGCGGAAAAATCCGGCATCCCCTGCAACCGCGGGATCCTGGTCAACGACACGATGCAAACCTACGACCCGCGCATCTACGCCATCGGTGAATGCGCCAGCCACCGTGGCACCGCTTACGGCCTGGTGGCGCCGTTGTTCGAACAGGCCAAGGTCTGCGCCAACCACCTCGCACAACTGGGCTTCGCCACCTACAAGGGCTCAGTGACCTCGACCAAACTCAAGGTCACCGGTATCGACCTGTTCTCCGCCGGGGACTTCATGGGCGGCGAAGGCACCGAGACCATCACCCTTTCCGACCCGATCGGCGGCGTCTACAAAAAGCTGGTGATCAAGGATGACGTGCTGGTCGGTGCCTGCCTGTACGGCGATACCGCAGATGGCGGCTGGTACTTCCGCCAGATCCGTGAAAACCACGGCATCAGCGAGATCCGCGATCACCTGATGTTTGGCGAGAACGCCTTGGGCGACGTCGGTCACCAAGGCCAGGACAAGGCCATGAGCATGGCCGACAGCGCCGAAGTCTGCGGCTGCAACGGCGTGTGCAAGGGCACCATCGTCAAGGCGATCCAGGAACACGGGCTGTTCAGCGTCGATGACGTGAAGAAACACACCAAGGCCGCCAGCTCCTGCGGTTCCTGCGCCGGCCTGGTAGAGCAGATCCTGATCAACACCGTGGGTGGCGCGGCGGACGTCAAGCCGAAAAGCGAAAAAGCCATCTGCGGTTGCAGCGACCTCAACCACGGCCAGATCCGCCAGGCAATCCGCGACCAGCACCTGCTGACCATCGCCGGGACCATGAGTTACCTGAACTGGCGGACCCCGAACGGCTGCGCCACCTGCCGCCCGGCGTTGAACTACTACCTGATCTCCACCTGGCCCGGCGAAGCCCAGGACGACCCGCAGTCGCGCCTGATCAACGAACGTGCCCACGCCAACATTCAGAAAGACGGCACCTACTCGGTCGTGCCACGGATGTGGGGCGGCGTGACCAATCCTGCGGAACTGCGGCGCATCGCCGACGTGGCCGACAAATACAACGTACCCATGGTCAAGGTCACCGGCGGCCAGCGTATCGACCTGCTGGGCATCAAGAAGCAAGACCTGCCCGGCGTCTGGAAAGACCTCGACATGCCGTCCGGCCACGCCTACGGCAAATCCATCCGCACCGTGAAAACCTGCGTGGGTAGCGAGTTCTGCCGCTTTGGCACGCAAAACTCGACCCAACTGGGTATCGAGCTGGAGCACGACCTGTTCAACATGTGGTCGCCCCACAAGGTCAAGCTGGCCGTTTCCGGTTGCCCGCGCAACTGCTCGGAAGCCGGCATCAAGGACGTCGGCATCATCGGTGTCGACTCCGGCTGGGAGATGTACATCGGTGGCAACGGCGGGATCAAGACCGAGGTCGCCGAGTTTTTCGTCAAACTCAAGACCGCCGAGGAAGTGCGCGAATACAACGGCGCCTTCCTGCAGCTGTACCGCGAAGAAGCCTTCTACCTCGAACGCACCGTGCATTACATGCAGCGGGTCGGCATGGAGCACATCAAGAAAGCCGTGCTTGAGGACCCAGAACGGCGCAAAGCCCTCCATGAACGCTTGAAGTTTTCCCTGTCGCTGGAACAGGACCCGTGGAAACAGCGCCTGGAACAACCCCAGCTGAAGAAAGAGTTCGAGGTCATCCCCGTGAAAAACCTGGAGGTGCTGGCATGA
- the nirD gene encoding nitrite reductase small subunit NirD has translation MNWLDICALEEINVLGSRIINGPKGDIAIFRTSDDEVFALDDRCPHKGGPLSQGLVYGKRVACPLHNWQIDLETGQAQAPDVGCAHHHSARVENGRVQLALRDAS, from the coding sequence ATGAACTGGCTGGATATCTGTGCACTGGAAGAAATCAATGTCCTCGGCTCGCGCATCATCAATGGCCCGAAAGGCGATATCGCGATTTTTCGGACCAGCGATGATGAAGTGTTCGCCCTGGATGACCGTTGCCCGCACAAGGGTGGCCCGCTGTCCCAAGGCTTGGTCTATGGCAAACGCGTGGCCTGCCCGCTGCACAATTGGCAGATCGACTTGGAAACCGGCCAGGCCCAGGCTCCGGATGTGGGCTGCGCCCATCATCATTCGGCGCGGGTCGAGAACGGTCGGGTACAGTTGGCACTGCGGGACGCAAGCTGA